The proteins below come from a single Halobacillus salinarum genomic window:
- a CDS encoding ABC transporter permease encodes MKSKTGVLLGRLMRTIIRSPDTIITVAITPLMMMLLFVYVFGGAIETGSDNYVNYLLPGILIITIASGIAYTSLRLFNDVKSGLMARFITMPIKRSSVLWAHVWTSLVSNALTIVVVFLVALLMGFRSSAGFLDWLSVAGILGLFTLALTWLAVIPGLTAGSMEGATAYSYPLIFLPFISSAFVPTETMPAVVRVFAENQPVTSIVNSIRSLLYEGTVGSGIWTALAWCVGIMAIAYLIANKVFKHQLG; translated from the coding sequence ATGAAAAGTAAAACTGGAGTGTTACTCGGGCGTTTAATGCGTACGATTATTCGCAGTCCGGATACAATTATTACGGTGGCGATTACTCCGCTGATGATGATGCTGTTGTTTGTCTATGTATTTGGCGGAGCGATTGAAACGGGGTCGGACAACTACGTCAATTATTTATTGCCTGGAATCCTGATAATCACGATTGCCTCCGGCATCGCTTATACTTCCTTGCGGTTATTTAATGATGTAAAGAGCGGGCTGATGGCGCGTTTTATTACGATGCCCATTAAGCGCTCGTCGGTACTATGGGCTCACGTTTGGACGTCGCTAGTATCCAATGCGCTTACGATCGTGGTGGTGTTCCTCGTCGCGCTCTTGATGGGCTTTCGTTCTAGTGCGGGTTTCCTGGATTGGCTCTCTGTAGCTGGAATTCTCGGGTTGTTTACGCTGGCGCTGACATGGCTGGCGGTCATTCCTGGATTGACGGCAGGGTCTATGGAAGGGGCAACCGCTTACTCTTACCCGCTGATTTTTCTGCCATTTATCAGTTCGGCTTTTGTTCCTACGGAAACAATGCCTGCCGTTGTTCGTGTGTTTGCTGAGAATCAGCCAGTGACTTCCATCGTCAACTCGATCCGCAGTCTTTTGTATGAAGGCACGGTTGGCAGCGGGATCTGGACTGCGCTTGCCTGGTGTGTCGGCATCATGGCCATCGCTTATCTCATTGCTAATAAAGTATTCAAACACCAGTTAGGATAA
- a CDS encoding Nramp family divalent metal transporter: MEVKPATESLDGQQSFTPAPPTTFKGKLKAVGPGFVTAATGVGTGDLIAALVAGVSFGTTLIWAIVLGAIFKFFFTEGIGRWQLATGRTILEGFHSLGKWATGYFGVYSIIWGLSYGAAAMSTSAIMMVTMFPIMPLWAWAILHGVAGMLLVLTGRYKLFERIMTVMIGVMFVTVVGSAVIIFPNIGDIISGFVPRTGDGSLLLVLGLLGGVGGTITMASYGYWIRENKWEGRKWVPMMKLDSAAGYVITAVFTVSLLVIGAEFLYGTGIEIDGEKGLVTLSNMFSEQFGGFARWMFLIGAWSAAFSSLLGVWNGVPYLFADFIRIVRRKKNHKVTEKDPAYRAYLLWLTFPPMILLFTGKPVFLVIIYGALGAFFMPFLAITLMCLLNSNRVEKPLKNGWVVNTVLTGCVIIFGYLGLNELIHMF; encoded by the coding sequence ATGGAAGTTAAACCTGCAACGGAAAGTTTGGATGGGCAACAATCTTTTACACCTGCTCCTCCAACAACGTTTAAAGGAAAACTAAAAGCAGTTGGGCCGGGTTTTGTAACCGCTGCCACAGGTGTCGGCACAGGAGATTTAATTGCCGCATTAGTAGCCGGGGTTAGTTTTGGGACGACTTTAATCTGGGCAATTGTGTTAGGTGCCATCTTTAAATTCTTTTTCACTGAAGGAATAGGGCGCTGGCAGCTTGCGACCGGCCGTACAATTCTTGAAGGTTTTCACTCACTAGGGAAATGGGCTACCGGGTATTTTGGTGTCTATTCGATTATATGGGGATTAAGTTATGGAGCAGCAGCGATGTCAACCAGTGCAATTATGATGGTGACGATGTTTCCAATTATGCCTCTTTGGGCGTGGGCGATCCTTCACGGAGTTGCGGGGATGCTGCTTGTTTTAACGGGGCGGTACAAGCTTTTTGAAAGAATAATGACAGTTATGATCGGAGTCATGTTCGTTACGGTTGTCGGATCCGCCGTTATTATTTTTCCTAATATCGGGGATATTATAAGCGGATTTGTGCCAAGGACAGGAGACGGTTCGTTATTGCTGGTGTTGGGGCTGCTTGGTGGAGTAGGCGGTACAATTACTATGGCTTCTTACGGTTACTGGATTCGGGAAAATAAGTGGGAAGGCAGGAAATGGGTTCCGATGATGAAATTAGATTCTGCAGCAGGCTATGTCATAACAGCGGTGTTTACCGTGTCGCTTCTCGTCATTGGGGCAGAATTTTTATATGGCACCGGAATAGAAATTGATGGAGAGAAAGGGCTGGTAACCCTTTCCAACATGTTTAGCGAACAATTTGGCGGATTTGCCCGCTGGATGTTCCTGATCGGTGCCTGGAGTGCCGCTTTTTCTTCGCTGCTAGGCGTTTGGAATGGTGTTCCCTATCTATTTGCCGATTTTATCCGGATTGTCAGACGCAAAAAGAATCATAAGGTAACGGAGAAGGATCCTGCTTATAGAGCTTATCTTCTATGGCTGACCTTTCCGCCGATGATCTTATTGTTTACAGGTAAACCTGTGTTCCTTGTGATTATTTACGGAGCTCTCGGTGCGTTTTTTATGCCGTTTTTGGCAATTACCTTAATGTGTCTGTTAAATTCCAACCGTGTAGAAAAGCCGCTGAAAAACGGCTGGGTCGTAAATACCGTGTTAACAGGCTGTGTAATCATCTTCGGGTATTTAGGACTAAATGAATTAATCCATATGTTCTAA
- the ppsA gene encoding phosphoenolpyruvate synthase has translation MVPFVLGFHEMEKSQLLLVGWKSLRLGELSKLEDIYVPEGFCITTAAYQKAIERNEAYQALLDQLTMMKIEDRDQICEVSKNIRQTIIDVEIPLEITEGVTYYLSELGDDHAYAVRSSATTEDLLHASFAGQQDTYLNNKGKEAILLHIKKCWASLFTERAVIYRMKNGFDHSQKYLSVIVQRMVFPQASGILFTADPMTSNRKLLSIEAGFGLGEALVSGWVSPDCYKVQEGKIVDKKITAQKMAVYGRREGGTETKQLSPDRQNAQTLTDQQILELARIGRQIETYFGCPQDIEWCLVENTFYMVQSRPITTLFPVPEANDQENHVFISVGHQQMMTDPIKPLGLSFFLLTTNAPMHKAGGRLYVDVTPQLASPVSRNMLLKSMGQHDPLLKDAIMTIIEREGFITPLSNDHRAPVPDRNKTDRLEQIEKNPAIVADLMKKSQASIEELEQKIQTKSGSELFDFILEDIQELKKILFAPQSSAVFMAAINASTWINEKMNYWLGEKNPADTLAQSVQNNITSEMGLQLLDVADVIRPYPEVVKYLQSVEDENFLDEMVKFEGGQESRDAIDAFLNKYGMRCSGEIDITRARWNEKPTALVPMILSNIKNFAPSAGPSKFEQGLRAALEKEKELLERLKQLPDGEQKAKETKRMIDLIRNFIGYREYPKYGMMKRYFVYKKALLKEAGKLARRGVIHEKEDIYYLTLEEFRETVRTHKRDDEIISRRKDEYQFFNKLTPPRLITSDGEIIAGKYRRDHLPSGALAGLPVSSGVIEGRARVILNMEDANFEDGDILVTSYTDPSWTPLFVSIKGLITEVGGLMTHGAVIAREYGLPAVVGVENASQLIKDGQRIRLNGTEGYIELL, from the coding sequence ATGGTTCCTTTTGTTCTTGGTTTTCATGAAATGGAAAAATCACAGCTTCTGCTCGTTGGGTGGAAAAGTTTACGCCTGGGTGAATTATCAAAACTCGAAGACATTTACGTGCCGGAAGGTTTTTGTATTACAACTGCAGCTTATCAAAAAGCCATCGAACGGAATGAAGCGTATCAAGCTTTATTAGATCAATTAACAATGATGAAGATTGAAGACCGTGACCAAATTTGTGAAGTCTCTAAGAACATACGACAAACCATTATCGATGTAGAAATCCCTTTAGAAATTACAGAAGGAGTGACTTATTATCTCTCCGAACTGGGGGATGACCATGCTTATGCTGTACGTTCCAGCGCGACAACTGAAGATTTACTACATGCTTCTTTTGCTGGACAGCAGGACACCTATTTAAATAACAAAGGAAAAGAAGCAATCTTATTACACATTAAAAAATGCTGGGCATCCTTATTTACAGAACGTGCAGTCATTTACCGTATGAAAAACGGATTTGATCACAGCCAAAAATATTTATCCGTAATCGTTCAACGGATGGTTTTCCCCCAGGCTTCCGGAATTTTATTTACCGCTGATCCAATGACATCCAACCGGAAGCTTTTGTCCATTGAGGCTGGTTTTGGACTTGGAGAAGCGCTGGTTTCTGGATGGGTATCTCCCGATTGTTACAAAGTTCAGGAAGGAAAAATCGTTGATAAGAAAATAACCGCTCAAAAAATGGCCGTCTATGGAAGAAGAGAAGGGGGAACTGAAACGAAACAATTGTCTCCTGATCGACAAAATGCTCAAACTCTTACTGATCAGCAAATTTTAGAACTAGCACGCATTGGAAGGCAGATCGAAACTTATTTTGGCTGTCCGCAAGATATCGAATGGTGTTTGGTAGAAAATACTTTTTATATGGTACAGAGTCGGCCCATCACTACACTTTTCCCCGTCCCTGAAGCAAACGATCAGGAAAACCATGTGTTTATCTCAGTCGGTCATCAACAAATGATGACCGATCCTATAAAACCTTTGGGATTATCTTTTTTCTTATTAACAACGAATGCACCCATGCATAAAGCTGGTGGAAGGTTGTATGTCGATGTCACGCCTCAACTAGCTTCACCTGTTAGCAGGAACATGTTATTGAAATCCATGGGACAGCACGATCCTCTCTTAAAAGACGCGATTATGACTATTATCGAACGAGAAGGTTTTATTACACCATTATCAAATGATCATAGAGCTCCGGTCCCTGATAGAAACAAAACAGATAGGTTGGAACAAATTGAAAAAAATCCAGCAATTGTTGCTGATTTGATGAAGAAAAGCCAAGCTTCGATCGAAGAGTTAGAACAAAAAATCCAAACGAAATCAGGCTCCGAGTTATTTGATTTTATTCTGGAGGATATCCAGGAATTAAAGAAAATTTTATTTGCTCCACAAAGCTCCGCTGTTTTTATGGCAGCAATCAATGCTTCAACATGGATCAATGAAAAAATGAACTATTGGTTAGGGGAGAAAAATCCTGCAGATACGCTCGCCCAATCTGTACAAAATAATATTACTTCAGAAATGGGGCTTCAGCTATTGGATGTTGCCGATGTAATTCGCCCGTATCCAGAAGTTGTAAAGTATTTACAAAGTGTTGAAGATGAGAACTTTTTGGATGAAATGGTTAAGTTTGAGGGAGGACAGGAAAGTCGAGATGCTATTGATGCGTTTCTTAATAAATATGGAATGCGCTGCAGCGGAGAAATCGATATTACTAGAGCTCGCTGGAATGAAAAACCAACCGCTCTTGTGCCTATGATTCTTAGTAACATCAAAAACTTTGCACCTAGTGCTGGTCCATCCAAGTTCGAGCAGGGACTGCGTGCCGCTTTGGAAAAAGAAAAAGAGTTACTAGAAAGATTAAAACAATTACCAGATGGTGAACAAAAGGCGAAAGAAACAAAACGTATGATTGACTTGATCCGGAACTTCATCGGATATCGTGAATATCCAAAATACGGCATGATGAAGCGTTATTTCGTCTATAAAAAAGCTTTACTGAAAGAAGCCGGAAAACTGGCGCGAAGGGGCGTTATTCATGAAAAGGAAGACATATACTATCTTACTTTAGAAGAATTTCGTGAAACGGTACGTACTCATAAAAGGGATGACGAAATTATCAGTCGAAGAAAAGACGAGTATCAATTCTTTAATAAACTGACTCCACCTCGTTTGATCACCTCCGATGGTGAGATCATTGCAGGTAAATACCGAAGAGATCACCTTCCATCAGGGGCACTTGCAGGTCTTCCGGTTTCTTCCGGAGTGATAGAGGGAAGAGCACGTGTCATTTTAAACATGGAGGATGCTAACTTTGAAGATGGAGACATATTAGTCACCTCCTATACCGACCCTAGTTGGACACCGCTCTTTGTATCTATAAAAGGACTTATCACAGAAGTTGGTGGATTGATGACTCATGGGGCAGTAATCGCACGTGAATATGGTCTGCCAGCCGTTGTTGGTGTAGAGAATGCCAGCCAACTGATAAAAGATGGCCAGCGAATTCGCTTGAATGGCACAGAAGGATATATTGAATTATTGTAA
- the helD gene encoding RNA polymerase recycling motor HelD, with the protein MNKDHQIEQDYLNKVMSTIAHQIEEVEADTAKRKKTVVHIRKHFWDDLKVNMDTFDDYLETIIGLRQQAQDLSVSQTTHRHAYNRLGKLKRIEKSPFFGRIDFVEEGMNVSESVYVGVATVTDETNETILIHDWRAPISSIYYDYPPGPAEYTTPEGKIYGQLEKKWQYTISDGVIQSMFDTSLTIGDEILQQVLGKASNKHMQSIVATIQKEQNKIIRNVSGRLLIVQGAAGSGKTSAALQRIAYFLYKYREMLKADQIVLFSPNKMFSNYVSHVLPELGEENMQQETFQDYLEYRLDRFFTVEDPYDQLEYLLESVDDPNYETRKASIHFKASSSFFEGIKRYREILASAGMVFKGIKFRGQPLVTSQQMTDVFYNKDSALRFHNRIDKLKEWLLKEIDKTEKMEVEKDWVQEEIELLSKEELQKVYDQLEKTDKYSENSYEFYEKENKVLARMIVLKKLRPLRKKVKALAFIDSKQLYKQIFENGMSGKLWDEQELPEEWREISSMTRDMLDEEKLYHEDATPYLLLKELILGFQSNSSIKYVLIDEAQDYSVFQFEFIKRLFPSARMTVLGDFNQAIFAHANNVADFQSLTSLYGAEETERITLDRSYRSTREIIEFTRELVPEGEQIMAFDREGEKPILSRLSNQTELHREIRSKVVDLQNSGCETIAIICKSAAESLSAYQSLQTINDLKLVKKNTDDYEQGVVVIPAYLAKGIEFDAVIIYNAAEQIYGKESLRRLFYTACTRAMHHLYLYSVGEPNQFIRKISPGKLNNANNYHVDRKQSPGFMGG; encoded by the coding sequence TTGAATAAAGATCATCAAATAGAGCAGGATTATTTGAATAAAGTGATGAGTACGATTGCGCACCAAATAGAAGAGGTTGAAGCGGATACTGCCAAGCGTAAAAAAACAGTGGTTCACATTCGTAAGCATTTCTGGGATGACCTTAAAGTGAATATGGATACATTTGATGATTACCTTGAGACGATTATCGGGTTGCGGCAGCAAGCCCAGGATTTATCAGTAAGTCAAACGACACACAGACACGCATATAACAGACTTGGAAAGCTCAAGCGAATCGAGAAATCTCCCTTCTTTGGCCGGATTGATTTCGTGGAAGAAGGTATGAACGTCTCTGAGTCGGTCTATGTTGGTGTAGCGACAGTTACTGATGAAACGAACGAAACCATCCTTATTCACGATTGGCGGGCTCCGATTTCAAGTATCTATTATGATTATCCTCCTGGTCCGGCGGAATACACTACTCCGGAAGGAAAAATTTACGGTCAACTTGAGAAGAAGTGGCAGTACACCATAAGCGATGGAGTCATTCAATCCATGTTCGACACGAGCCTTACGATCGGAGATGAAATCCTGCAGCAAGTCCTGGGGAAAGCCTCCAATAAACATATGCAAAGCATAGTGGCTACCATTCAGAAGGAGCAAAATAAGATCATCCGAAACGTGAGTGGAAGACTATTAATCGTACAAGGGGCAGCGGGAAGCGGGAAGACATCAGCTGCTCTCCAGCGAATTGCTTATTTCCTTTATAAATATCGCGAAATGTTAAAAGCCGATCAAATTGTATTGTTTTCTCCTAACAAGATGTTCAGCAACTATGTCTCTCATGTACTCCCAGAACTTGGGGAAGAAAATATGCAGCAGGAAACCTTTCAGGATTATTTAGAATACCGGTTGGACCGCTTCTTTACTGTGGAGGATCCTTATGATCAATTGGAATACCTGCTTGAATCTGTAGATGATCCTAACTATGAAACGAGAAAAGCAAGTATTCACTTTAAAGCTTCCTCTTCTTTCTTTGAAGGAATTAAAAGGTACAGGGAAATATTAGCGTCCGCAGGAATGGTTTTTAAAGGGATTAAATTTCGCGGACAGCCGCTTGTTACGTCTCAGCAAATGACCGACGTCTTTTATAATAAAGACTCAGCTCTTCGCTTTCATAATCGAATCGACAAATTGAAAGAGTGGCTGTTAAAAGAAATTGATAAAACGGAAAAAATGGAAGTGGAAAAGGACTGGGTACAGGAAGAAATTGAGCTGCTCAGCAAAGAAGAGCTTCAGAAAGTGTACGATCAATTAGAGAAAACTGATAAATATAGTGAAAACTCCTATGAATTTTACGAAAAGGAAAACAAGGTGCTTGCGCGAATGATCGTCCTAAAAAAGCTGAGACCGTTACGTAAGAAAGTCAAAGCACTTGCATTTATCGATAGTAAACAATTATACAAGCAGATTTTTGAAAATGGCATGAGCGGTAAGCTTTGGGATGAGCAGGAGCTTCCTGAAGAGTGGAGAGAGATTTCCAGCATGACAAGAGATATGCTGGACGAAGAGAAGCTTTACCACGAGGATGCCACCCCCTATTTGCTGCTCAAGGAACTTATTCTAGGCTTTCAGTCCAATTCTTCCATAAAATATGTACTCATAGATGAAGCTCAGGATTATTCTGTGTTTCAGTTTGAGTTTATTAAAAGGTTGTTTCCAAGTGCCAGGATGACGGTTCTCGGCGACTTCAATCAGGCGATCTTTGCTCATGCGAATAACGTTGCTGACTTCCAGTCGTTAACCAGCTTATATGGGGCTGAGGAAACAGAGCGTATCACGTTAGATCGCAGTTATCGTTCGACCAGGGAGATTATTGAATTTACTCGTGAACTTGTCCCTGAAGGTGAACAAATTATGGCCTTTGACCGGGAAGGAGAGAAGCCGATCCTTTCAAGGCTCTCTAATCAAACTGAATTACACAGAGAAATCAGATCGAAAGTTGTAGACTTACAGAATAGTGGGTGCGAAACGATCGCCATCATTTGTAAATCAGCAGCAGAGAGTTTGTCAGCTTATCAATCTCTTCAAACCATAAACGACCTGAAGCTTGTTAAGAAGAACACCGACGACTATGAACAAGGGGTTGTGGTGATTCCTGCCTATCTAGCGAAAGGAATCGAGTTTGATGCGGTCATTATTTATAATGCTGCTGAGCAAATTTATGGAAAAGAGAGTCTGCGCCGCTTGTTTTATACGGCATGTACGAGGGCAATGCATCATTTGTATCTATATAGTGTAGGTGAACCAAACCAATTTATAAGAAAAATATCACCTGGAAAACTGAACAACGCGAACAATTATCATGTTGATCGAAAACAGTCTCCTGGATTTATGGGAGGCTGA